A single region of the Armatimonadota bacterium genome encodes:
- a CDS encoding ROK family protein — protein sequence MEILGIDIGGTGIKGAPVDIDKGVLVGERHRIKTPEPATPDAVADVVAQIAAHFSWKGPLGCTFPAVIKGGVAHTAANVDKKWIGTNAAQLFTERSGCPSRVINDADAAGVAEMHFGAGKGKAGTIFMLTFGTGIGSAIFTNGMLVPNTELGHMDIRGKEAEHRASDKARKDDGISWQKWAERVTEYLNVLEALFWPDLFIIGGGVSKKPQKFLDELKTRTPVVPAELQNEAGIVGAAMWASGREEICGPLLALAESPAE from the coding sequence ATGGAGATCCTGGGAATCGACATCGGCGGAACAGGCATCAAAGGCGCCCCTGTAGACATCGACAAGGGCGTGCTGGTCGGCGAGAGACATCGCATCAAGACCCCGGAACCAGCCACGCCGGACGCTGTTGCCGACGTAGTCGCCCAGATCGCGGCCCATTTCAGCTGGAAAGGGCCCCTGGGCTGCACCTTCCCGGCTGTCATCAAGGGCGGCGTAGCCCACACGGCGGCGAACGTCGACAAGAAGTGGATTGGCACCAACGCTGCGCAGCTCTTCACCGAACGCTCCGGTTGCCCGTCCCGGGTGATCAATGACGCCGATGCAGCCGGCGTGGCCGAGATGCACTTCGGCGCCGGAAAGGGCAAGGCGGGCACAATCTTCATGCTGACCTTCGGCACCGGAATCGGGAGCGCCATCTTTACCAACGGCATGCTGGTGCCTAATACCGAGCTTGGGCATATGGACATCCGGGGCAAAGAAGCCGAGCACCGGGCATCGGACAAAGCGAGAAAGGACGACGGGATAAGCTGGCAGAAGTGGGCTGAGCGGGTCACCGAGTACCTGAACGTGCTGGAGGCTCTCTTCTGGCCGGACCTGTTCATCATCGGCGGCGGGGTGAGCAAGAAGCCCCAGAAGTTCCTGGATGAACTCAAGACACGCACGCCTGTAGTTCCGGCGGAACTGCAGAATGAGGCCGGGATCGTCGGCGCGGCAATGTGGGCTTCGGGACGCGAGGAGATCTGCGGACCGCTGCTGGCACTGGCGGAGAGCCCGGCGGAGTAG
- a CDS encoding amidohydrolase family protein codes for MDIAFPLDYEEDVDRTVFEDELGPWLPDSVFDFHSHIYSRDCVSGGPKENPDPSLPTVCEYYPVENYLDSMARLFPGKKLEALVFNTVLADSKICDQNAYVARALQEHDNLHGLMMCGVSEDEEALEEELRSGRFLGTKPYWTYVTWKAQADVTLEDMIPPGQRRLAERLGLIQMVHIPRLGRLADPMNVDGLLRLCEDCPSSPIIMAHFGRAYFPEAVGDLRSLPDCPNLYVDFSMVQSWEACEIMINAFGPDKILFGLDMPVAQEKGKLVSANGQRHFFTKRIHPWSIHNSTGSYRIRCTFYAYEIVRAFKKAAERVGLGQEDVRKVFWANAKALVARTEARLGY; via the coding sequence ATGGATATCGCCTTCCCGCTGGACTACGAAGAGGATGTTGACCGGACGGTCTTCGAAGACGAACTGGGGCCGTGGCTGCCTGACTCGGTCTTCGACTTTCACTCCCACATCTATTCTCGAGACTGCGTCTCCGGCGGCCCAAAGGAAAACCCCGACCCATCTCTGCCAACGGTCTGCGAGTACTATCCGGTGGAGAACTACCTGGATTCCATGGCGCGTCTGTTCCCCGGCAAGAAGTTGGAGGCGCTGGTCTTCAACACCGTGCTCGCGGACTCGAAGATTTGCGACCAGAATGCCTACGTTGCCCGGGCGTTGCAGGAGCATGACAACCTGCATGGACTGATGATGTGCGGTGTCAGCGAAGACGAGGAGGCTCTGGAGGAGGAGCTGCGCTCCGGCAGGTTCCTCGGGACCAAGCCTTACTGGACCTACGTCACGTGGAAGGCTCAGGCGGATGTGACGCTGGAGGACATGATCCCGCCGGGGCAAAGACGCCTGGCTGAGCGCCTCGGGCTGATCCAGATGGTCCACATCCCGCGCCTGGGCAGGCTGGCAGACCCGATGAACGTAGATGGTCTCCTGCGGCTCTGCGAGGACTGCCCCAGCTCGCCAATCATCATGGCCCATTTCGGGCGGGCCTACTTCCCCGAGGCCGTGGGCGATCTTCGGTCCCTTCCCGACTGCCCGAACCTCTACGTGGACTTCTCCATGGTGCAGAGCTGGGAAGCCTGCGAGATCATGATCAACGCCTTCGGACCCGATAAGATCCTGTTCGGACTTGACATGCCTGTGGCCCAGGAGAAGGGCAAGCTGGTCAGCGCCAACGGCCAGCGTCATTTCTTCACGAAGCGCATCCACCCCTGGAGCATCCACAACTCCACGGGTAGCTACCGGATTCGCTGCACCTTCTATGCCTACGAGATCGTGCGGGCGTTCAAGAAGGCGGCAGAACGCGTCGGGCTGGGGCAGGAGGATGTGCGCAAGGTCTTCTGGGCAAACGCGAAGGCGCTGGTGGCGCGAACCGAAGCGCGGTTAGGCTACTGA